The Horticoccus luteus DNA window CCCAATGGCAACTCGCCGTGCGCGGCGTCGAAATGCAGGCCGCCACCACCGATTCGCCCGACCTGCCCCAGGAGGTCGGCCGCGCCGTCCCGCGCCTGCCCGGCGAAACCGCCTCGCTCGTGCTCCGCCGCCGCCCCGCGCAAAAAGGCAGCGGCTGGACCGGCAGCCTCGCCCTGTCCTACGTCGGCGCTTACGTCGCCAACTACGAAGACGCACGCCAACTCGAGGTCGACTACCCCGGTTATGCACTGCTCAACGCCGGCGTCGGCCGCATCTGGCGCCACGGCCCCCGCTCGCTCGAAATCAGCCTCGGCCTGCGCAACGCCCTCGCCCGCGACCTCCTCGCGAGCAACGCCCGCGTCGGCGCCGGCCGCGAACTCACGTGGTCCACCCGCCTCCTGTTTTGACGCTCCCCGGCCGCCCCGCCTGCGCCCCGCACCTGCCCCACCGACGCCCGCCTTTCACTTCGCTGACACGGTTGCCACCGCTTCCGTTAAACAATGAGCGCCAGCGCAGACTGTCGCCCGTTCGCACGTCTTCCTAAAGTCGCCGTTCCCCCATGCCCTCCTTCATTAACGAGAATTTTCTCCTCCAAACCGCGGCCGCGCGCGACCTCTACCACACCTACGCCGAAGGTCAGCCGATCTACGATTACCACTGCCATCTGCCCGCCGCGCAGATCCTCGAAAATCACGCCTTCGCCGACATCGCCGAAATCTGGCTCGGCGGCGATCACTACAAATGGCGCGTGATGCGGGCCAACGGCGTCCCGGAACGCTTCGTTACCGGCGATGCCTCGCCCCGCGAGAAATTCGACGCCTGGTGCGCCACCGTCCCGCACGTTCTCCGCAACCCCCTCTATCACTGGTCGCATCTCGAACTGAAGCGCTACTTCGATCTCGACGTCACCATCAACGCCGACTCCGCCGACCGCATCTGGGAGGAGGCCAACGCCAAACTCCGGTCGATGCGCGTGCATGATATCCTCGCCGCCAATCGCGTCGCCGTCATCTGCACCACCGACGATCCCGCCGACTCCCTCGAAACGCACGAAAAGATCGCCGCGCTCGGCCTCACCACGCGTGTCTATCCCGCCTTCCGCCCCGACAAGGCGCTCGGCGTCAACGACCCCGCCGCCTTCAATCCGTGGGTCGAAAAACTCGCCGGCGCCGCGCAGATCACGATCGCCTCGTTCGACGACTTTCTCGCCGCCCTTCGCCACCGCCACGACGATTTTCACGCGCATGGCTGCCGCCTCTCCGACCACGGCCTCAACCACGCGTTTGCCGAGCCCTGCACCGCCGCGGAAGCCCAAACGATCTTCGCCGCCGCCCGCGCCGGCCGCGCCGCTTCTTCGGCCGATCACGCGAAATTCGCGTCGTTCCTCATGCTGGCCTTCGGCCGCTGGGATGCGAAGCGCGGCTGGACCAAGCAGCTCCACCTCGGTGCGCTGCGCAGCGCCAACACCCGCCTCCTCGCCCGCCTCGGACCCGACACCGGTTTCGACTCCATCGGCGACTGGCCGCAGGCCTCCTCGCTCGCGCGCTACCTCGACACCCTCGACTCCACCGATGAGTTGCCGCGCCTGATCGTCTACAACCTCAACCCCGCCGACAATTATCTCCTCGCGACGATGATCGGCAATTTTCAGGACGGCTCCGTCCCCGGCAAACTGCAATTCGGCAGCGGCTGGTGGTTCCTCGATCAAAAAGAAGCGATGGAGTGGCAGCTCAACGCCCTCTCGAACAACGGCCTGCTCAGCCGCTTCGTCGGCATGCTCACCGATTCCCGCAGCTTCCTCAGCTACACCCGGCACGAATATTTCCGCCGCGTCCTCTGCAACCTGCTCGGCTCCGAGATGGAGCGCGGCGAACTTCCCGCCGACCGCGAGCTCGTTGGCGCCATGGTGCGCAACATCTGCTTCAACAACGCCCGCGACTACTTCCGCCTCGAACTCCATTCGCACTTCGCGTAATTTTCTCCGCCCTCGTTTGGCTCCTCGTTCCCATGAAGCGCATTCTCCTGACGACCACTTCCTTTCAAGACACCCCCGGTGAACACCACCGGCTGCTCGCCGAAACCGGCTGCGAAATCGTCACCGCCCGCGGCCCCCTCAACGAAGCCGATACGCTCGCCCTCGTCGGTGACATCGATGCCTACATCTGTGGCGACGACGCCATCACCCGCGCCGTCCTCGAAAAGGCCCGCCCGCGCCTGAAAATCCTCAGCAAATACGGCATCGGCGTCGACAAGATCGACATCAAGTCCGCCACCGAATTCGGCATCCCCGTGCTCTTCACGCCCGGCGTGAATCATACCACCGTCGCCGAGCACACGTTCCTGCTCCTCCTCGCGGTGGAGAAAAACCTCCTTTTCCACACCGACTCCACCCGCGCCGGCGGCTGGAAACGCAAAACCGGCCACGAGCTTTTCGAGAAGACGATCGGCATCGTCGGTCTCGGCCGCATCGGCAAGGAAGTCGCCATCCGCGCCCGCGCCTTCGGCATGCACCCCATCGGCTTCGGCCACTATTGGGACGACGCGTTTGCCGCCCAATACGGCGTCCAACGCGCCGCCTCGCCGGAGGAAATTTACGCCGTCGCCGACTACATTTCGCTCCACACCAATCTCACTCCGCAAACGCGCCACATGATCAACGCCGCCTCCATCGCGAAGATGAAGCCCGGCGCCGTGATCCTCAATTGCGCCCGGGGCGAGATCGTCCACACCCCCGACCTCATCGCCGCGCTCCAGTCCGGCCAGCTCCGCGGTTACGGTGCCGACGTGCTCGACGAAGAACCGCCGCCGCCCGATTACCCGCTGCTCAAATTGCCCAACGTCGTCATCACGCCTCACATCGGCTCCCGCACGTTTGAAAGCGTCGTCCGGCAGGCGACCTGCGCCGTCAAAAACCTCACGCTCGCCATGAACGGCGAAAAGCCCATCGCGCAGATCAACCCCGAGGTGCCGGTCAAAAAACTCGCCTGAGCTTTCCCCGCGCCGCCCTTCGCCGTTTCGCGGCCGGGTGACATTGCCGCACGCCAACTCTTTTTCTTCCTGCTCCTGCCATGCCCGAGACCTTCTACATCGTTCCCGAAACGCAGCACAACGAGCTCGTCGCCGCCGCTTACCAGCACCGCGGCTTCCAAGCCGACGAAGCCGCCGAGGGCGCGCGCTTCTGCGCCGAGGCCACGCGCCACGGCATCCGCACGCATAACGCCCTCAAGGCGCTCCACCTCGATCACCTCTTCGGCTCCGGCTCGAAAGGCTGCGTGCCCGGCGCCCAGATCGAAGAAAAGCCCTCGCGTTTCGCCGCCACGAAAGTCTGGAACGCGAATCGCAAGCTCGGCCAGTCCACCGCCTATCGCGCCATGGCCGAAGCCATCCGCCTCGCCGACCAATTCGGCGTCGGCACCGTCGTCGTCGACAACGCGTTTCACTATCTGTGGGGCGGCGGCTACGTGATGGATGCCGCGCGCAAGGGCTACCTCGCCTACACCAACTGCACCGCCGCGCTCGCCGAAGTCGTCCCGTTCGGCGGCAAGTTTCCCACGCTCGGCACCAATCCCCACTCGTGGGGCTTTCCCACGACCGACGCCGTCGGCTTCCCGATCGTCATCGATTGGGCCACCTCCGTCGTCGCGATGGGCCGCGTGCAACAACTCGCCCGCGAAGGCAAAATGCTGCCCCTCGATGCCGCCGTCGACGCCAACGGCGCGCCCACCACCGATCCTGCGAAAGCGAAATACCTGCTCCCGTTCGGCGCGCACAAAGGCTACGGCCTCTCCCTGATCAACGAGATCGTCGCCGGCTACATCGGCGGCTCCCTCCCGACCATCCGCAATCGCTGGAGCCAGGCCGAGGGCGACAAGGGCACGTGCTGTTTCTTCTTCCAAGTCATCCATCCCGACGCCATCGACGGCGGCGCTTTCGCCAAAGGCCGCAGCCAGAAGGACAACGTGAAAGCCGTCATCCAGGACGTCCTCGGCCACGGTAACGAAAACTGCATGCTGCCCGGGCAACTCGAGGCTCGCTTCGCCGAACGCACCGCGGCCGCCGGCGGCCTCCTCTTCAGCAAAGCCGAAGTTGAAGCGTTCAACGAACTCGCCGCCGAGTGCCACCGCCCGCAATGGGATCTCGCCGCCTTCGCCACCACCGTCGTCTGATCGCACCGGCCCGTTCTCAGTCGCCTTTTCCTCCCCTCTCCGTCCCTGTCTTTTTGTCATGAGCCTGAACATCAAAACGAAATCCTCCTGCGCGTTTGACCAGCTTTCCCTCGGCGAAGTCATGCTGCGCCTTGATCCCGGCGAAGGCCGCATCCGCACCGCGCGCGAGTTCAAGGCCTGGGAAGGCGGCGGCGAATACAACACCTCCCGCGGCCTCCGCAAATGCTTCGGCTACAAAACCGCCGTCTGCACCGCCTTCGTCGACAACGAGGTCGGCCACCTCGTCGAGGATTTCATCATGCAGGGCGGCGTCGCCACCGATTTCATCAAGTGGCGCGAAGACGACGGCATCGGCCGCACCGTGCGCAACGGCCTCAATTTCACCGAGCGCGGCTTCGGCATCCGCGGCGCCGTCGGCGTGCCCGACCGCGGCAACACCGCCGCCTCGCAGCTCAAGCCCGGCGACTTCGACTGGGACCACATTTTCGGCCAGCTCGGCGTG harbors:
- the uxaC gene encoding glucuronate isomerase, producing MPSFINENFLLQTAAARDLYHTYAEGQPIYDYHCHLPAAQILENHAFADIAEIWLGGDHYKWRVMRANGVPERFVTGDASPREKFDAWCATVPHVLRNPLYHWSHLELKRYFDLDVTINADSADRIWEEANAKLRSMRVHDILAANRVAVICTTDDPADSLETHEKIAALGLTTRVYPAFRPDKALGVNDPAAFNPWVEKLAGAAQITIASFDDFLAALRHRHDDFHAHGCRLSDHGLNHAFAEPCTAAEAQTIFAAARAGRAASSADHAKFASFLMLAFGRWDAKRGWTKQLHLGALRSANTRLLARLGPDTGFDSIGDWPQASSLARYLDTLDSTDELPRLIVYNLNPADNYLLATMIGNFQDGSVPGKLQFGSGWWFLDQKEAMEWQLNALSNNGLLSRFVGMLTDSRSFLSYTRHEYFRRVLCNLLGSEMERGELPADRELVGAMVRNICFNNARDYFRLELHSHFA
- a CDS encoding phosphoglycerate dehydrogenase, translated to MKRILLTTTSFQDTPGEHHRLLAETGCEIVTARGPLNEADTLALVGDIDAYICGDDAITRAVLEKARPRLKILSKYGIGVDKIDIKSATEFGIPVLFTPGVNHTTVAEHTFLLLLAVEKNLLFHTDSTRAGGWKRKTGHELFEKTIGIVGLGRIGKEVAIRARAFGMHPIGFGHYWDDAFAAQYGVQRAASPEEIYAVADYISLHTNLTPQTRHMINAASIAKMKPGAVILNCARGEIVHTPDLIAALQSGQLRGYGADVLDEEPPPPDYPLLKLPNVVITPHIGSRTFESVVRQATCAVKNLTLAMNGEKPIAQINPEVPVKKLA
- a CDS encoding Ldh family oxidoreductase, with the protein product MPETFYIVPETQHNELVAAAYQHRGFQADEAAEGARFCAEATRHGIRTHNALKALHLDHLFGSGSKGCVPGAQIEEKPSRFAATKVWNANRKLGQSTAYRAMAEAIRLADQFGVGTVVVDNAFHYLWGGGYVMDAARKGYLAYTNCTAALAEVVPFGGKFPTLGTNPHSWGFPTTDAVGFPIVIDWATSVVAMGRVQQLAREGKMLPLDAAVDANGAPTTDPAKAKYLLPFGAHKGYGLSLINEIVAGYIGGSLPTIRNRWSQAEGDKGTCCFFFQVIHPDAIDGGAFAKGRSQKDNVKAVIQDVLGHGNENCMLPGQLEARFAERTAAAGGLLFSKAEVEAFNELAAECHRPQWDLAAFATTVV